From a single Diceros bicornis minor isolate mBicDic1 chromosome 6, mDicBic1.mat.cur, whole genome shotgun sequence genomic region:
- the LOC131406869 gene encoding ral guanine nucleotide dissociation stimulator-like, giving the protein MYMQVTLPGSELSCRDPLSLARCELLEATEAEPEAPAAELQPAAEAGQWTVVEVELAPAPSIPPPLALEPASPPSAVLELEQGPTSAPAGVGAAELESPGPSFLVGSPSPPVAIKEGEKKPNFTAFPPKLVAEQLTVMDATVEVDTNRTCCTKWLCRLHEECEILKNFSLLCAVISALQKTSISHLKNMWADVSRITL; this is encoded by the exons atgtacatgcaggtcaccttgcctggttcggagctgagctgccgtgaccctctttcccttgcccggtgtgagcttctggaggccactgaggcagagccagagg cgccagctgcagagctccagccggcggcagaagcagggcagtggacagtggtggaggtagagctggctccagctccgtcaataccaccccctctagcgctggagccagcgtcccctccatcagcagtgttggagctggagcaagggcccacgtcggctccagcaggagtgggagctgctgagctggagtcacctggaccatcatttctagtgggaagtccatctccacctgtggccattaaggagggtgagaagaagcctaacttcacggccttccctcctaagctggtggcggagcagttgaccgtgatggatgcc accgtagaggtggacactaacaggacctgctgcacaaagtggctgtgccggctccatgag gagtgcgagatcctgaagaacttctccttgcTCTgcgctgtcatctctgctctgcagaaaacctccataagccacctgaagaacatgtGGGCGGatgtttcccg GATcacgctttga